CATAACGCTGATGCTCAATTTCCCTCAGCATGCAATGCCTTAACAGGTCTGAGCGTCTTGAAAAACATAATTATGGGACAGCCTCTTAGTCCCCCTTTTGCAATGGGGGAATGTTGCGCGCGCAGGGCTTCGGGGACAGACACCATTCTACGAATTCAAAAAGGCGTGAGTTCCGTAAATGGTGTCAGTCCCCTTCGCTGAGGTCAATCTGCATTTGCCTCCGTCGCTTTCGACTCCTGTCGCTCGAGCACGCGCAGCAGGCATTCGAGGAGCGTCTTGTACGGATGCCTCTTCGACTTGAAACTTTTGATCATTGCCGATATCGCCGGGATCATGCAGTCGGCGACCAGGTCCTCGCATTCCTCGCAATCGCCCGCGCCTGCGAGGAACTTGAGCATGACGCACAGGTGATCGGGCAGTTCCTTGGCGGCTGAGAAGCCGGTCTCGCGATACAGTTCCTTCAGCTTCACCATCAGGAGGCTTCTGCGGAAGTCCTCTCCGAAAATATAATGACCGGCGTACAGGCAGCAGCCGCCGTTCAGATCGAACGTGCTCGTGTAGATTTCCTCGAGTTCCCCGCGAGAATGCCGCCGGAGCGCTTGCTGGAATTCTTGCAGCAGATTCACCGCGTCCTTGTCGAACGCGGAGAGGGCGGCGGCGCAGCTTTCCACTTTCTGCGTAAGCTGAGGAGTTGGATAATCAAGGATTTCGGCAAATTGCATGTAGAGTTCTCGCATTATTTTTTCCTCTACCACCGCCGATCGGCGGGATTGATCCGGCCGGCGCCAAATTCCTTCATGTGTTTTTGCGGGTCTGTGACTTCCTCGATTCCCCCCTCGCGCAGGAAAGGGGGAACAACGAACCTCTGCTCATACAGGCTGAGAGAGGTCAGTTGATAGATGTCCTTCACCTGCTCGACGGTCAGGCCGGCATCCTGCACCGCTTTCTCGGCATCACTCATCGAGATATCGCCGACCGATTCGGCTCGTTTGTAGATGCGGCCGGCGATCATTTTCCTGAAGACTTCGGTAACGATCTCTTCGTTGCCGCCTGCAAGGAGAAGCGCCCAATATTTGACGGGCAGGCGGTCGTTCTCGAGCGAGCTGAAGAGGCTGTCAGCAAGCTCGTACGCTCCATTCTCGAAGTGGCCGATGACCGGCAGGAGCGAAGGCACGTAAAAAAGCATCGGGACCGTGCGGAAATCGGGGCGGTGCGGGAGCGCCAATCCCCACTCTTTCACATAACGATAGACGGGCGATCTCTGGGCGGCGTCAATGATCTTGTCATGGACCCGGTCGGCCTGAGCCTGCCTGATGATCTTCGGATCGAACGGGCTGAGGATGATGTCGCGCTGAACGCGGACAAGGTCGCCATCCGGCGCCGAGGCCGCCTCTTCAATCCGATCGGCATCGTACAGCAGCACCCCCAGGTAGCGGATGCGGCCGACACACGCGTGCATGCATGCCGGCGCTTGCTGGGTCTCCTGGCGGGGATAGCAGAGGATGCATTTCTCGGCCTTCCCCGTTTCCCAATTGTAGTACACTTTCTTATACGGGCATCCGGAGACGCACATGCGCCAGCCCCGGCACTTGTCCTGGCTCACAAGCACGATGCCGTCCTCGCCGCGCTTGTAGATTGCGCCGGCGGGGCATGCGCCGACGCAGCCGGGATTGAGGCAATGATTGCAGATGCGCGGGAGATAGAAGAAAACGAGGCGCTCCAGCTCGAACAGTTGTTTTCGCTCTTCCGGAGTGAGGGCGGCCAGGGTCGGGTCGTTCTCGGCATAAATTGGAGAGCCGCCGAGATTGTCGTCCCACGCGCCGCTCGACTGGATGTCGATGGGTTTGCCGCTGATCTGCGAGACGGGCCGGGCGGCGGGCTGATCCGCTCCCTGGTTCGAGTTGAGGATATCCCGATAGGTGAACGTGAACGGCTCGTAATAGTCGCCGATGTGGGGGAGGCGCTGATTAAAAAAGATGTTCTTGAGCGCGTCGGTCCGTCCATGCAGCTTAAGGCTCAGCTTGCCGTCGCGCATTTCCCAGCCGCCTCTGTAGACGGATTGATCCTCGTACAGCATCGGATAGCCGACGCCGGGCTTGGTCTCGACGTTGTTCCACCACATGTACTCGGTGCCGCGCCGCGTGGTCCAGATGTTCTTGCACGCGATGCTGCACGTGTGACAGCCGATGCATTTATCCAGATGAAACACCATCGATATCTGCGCGCGGATATTCACAAGGATTCTCCGATCGAGTGACTGTTGCCCGTCATCTCCATTTTGGTTTCTTCACTTTATGGACCAGGACATACGTATCGCGCTCGGTCATCGGTGGACCGTATTGATTGAAGCGGTAACTGAGCTGCGCGTAGGCGCCCATCATGTGGACCGGCTTCAGGCGCAACGAGGTGAGGCTGTTGTGCGTGCCTCCTCTCATCTTGCGCAGCGGCGCCTTCGGGAACAGCGTTCGCTCGGGCGCGTGATAAAGCATGCAGACCCCGCGCGGGATGCGCGCGCTGACGGCGGCGCGGGTTATGACGACGCCGTGATCGTTATACGCCTCGACCCAATCGTTGTCCATGATGCCGATCTCGCGGGCGTCGCGGTCGTTCATCCAGAGCGGCTCGATGCCGCGCGAAAGCGTCAGCATATTGGGCGTGTCGTAATAGGTGGAATGGATGTGCCATTTGCCGTGCGGAGTCAGGAAGTTGAGCGCGGCGCATTTGCCGATTCGCTTGCTCCGGATGATATTGCGGCTTTGGTCGAGACTTAATTTCGGTTTGAACGTCGGCAGGTGCTCGCCGAATGCGAGGTATCCTTCGTGGTCGAGATAGAAGTGTTGCCGGCCGGTGAGCGTGCGCCATGGGACAAGCCGCTCGACGTTCTGGACAAATGCATTATACGGCCTGCCCTCATTGAGTATGCCGGTCCAGACCGGATTGGTAAGGATTCTTCGCGGCTGGCGGACCAGGCTCAGGAAATCGTATCGTGTTTGACGCTGGCCCTCGGCGAGATCGGCGAGCGGAAGCCCGACGCTTTTTTCCATTTCCTTGAACCCGAGGTATGCGGCTTCTCCATTGCATTCGGGTGCAAAGAAAAGCAGCGCGTTGATCGCATCGATTGCATTGTAAAGAGAAGGAAATGATTTCCCCCGCCATTCGTAGGTGGGCGCACCGGCCATGAATTTATCGTACAGCCCATCGAGCGGAATAGCGGCGCCGCGGCCCTCGATCCCTTTTTCTCTGAGCCGTGGGCCGAGGCTGACGAATCTGTTGAACAGGTTGACGTAATCTCGCTCGACGACCGTCATGACCGGCATCGTCTTTCCCGGGACGGGCTCGCACTCGCCCTTCATCCAATCCCTCACCTCGGGCTGAGCGATCTCGTGGGGCGTATCATGTTCGAGCGCGGAGGCGACGACGTCTTTAAAAGGATTCGGGAAATGGTGCGGCGCGAGTTCGCTGAATCTGAACGCGATGGTCCTGAAGATGTCCCAGTCGGTCATCGAGTCCCAGCATGGCGGCACCGCCTGGCCGAGCGGATGGATATATGAATGCAGGTCGGTCGTGTTGAGGTCGTCCTTCTCGTACCAGCTTGCCGAAGGGAGAATGATGTCGGAGTAAAGCGCGGTGGTATCCATGCGGAAATTGATATCTATGACCAGGTCCATTTTGCCTGTCGGCGCCGGCACGCGGCACTGCACGTGTTCGGTATTGCCGGAGGCGACCTCGTCGGCAATCGAGCCGGCCTGCGCGCCGAGGTAATGCTTGAGGAAATACTCATGCCCGCGCGCGCTCGCCATGAGCGCGTTCGCGCGCCACACGAAGAAAACGCGCGGCCAGTTTTCGGGCGCGTCGGGATCATCAATGGCGAAGCGCAGGTTGCGGTCCTTCAGTTGGCGCGCTACCCATTGAACGATCTCCTCGCTCGTTTGTGCGCCGGCGTCGTTCGCTTCGACAGCCAATTCAAGCGGGTTGCGGTTGAACTGAGGATAAAACGGGAGCCAGCCGAGCCGCACCGCGAGCGCCTGAAAGTCGATCGTGTGCTTGCTTGCGAAACGTCCGGCGGGCGGATGATAATCGGCGTGGCTTTGTTCGTAGTGCCACTGGTCGCCGTGCACGTAATGATACGACGGCCCGTTCTGAAGGCGTGACGCACCCATCCAGTCGTTTGCCATCGCGAGCATTTTCCACGAGGCGTCCGGCCACACCTTCTCCTGCCCCGTATAATGGTTGAGGCCTCCGCCATTGACACCCACGCAGCCGCACAGCATCAGCGCCATGATGCAGGCGCGGTAATGGAGGCTGCAGTGATACCAGTGATTGACGCCCGAGCCGATGATAACGGTGCATTTCCCGCCGGTCTTCTCGGCGGTCAGCGCCCACTCTTCGGCGAATCTCACGCAGGTTTTGCGGCCGATCCCCGTATATTTCTCCTGCCAGGCGGGGGTGAAAGGGGAATCCTCATCATAATTATTCGGATATCCCCGGAGACTTCCTCGCCGCACGCCCATGTGCGCCATCAACAAATCAAATGACGTTGTGACCGCAATCTTTCCCTGATCCGCGTACAGATATCTGACCGGCACTCCTCGAACGAACGAAGCACTGCCTCCGAAATCATCGAAGCTGACCGGCAGATCCTCGTCGGCATTATCGATAAACGTGAGCAGCGGATGGATATCGGATCCGTCCGCTCCATCCTTCAGCAAGAGATTCCAGCTTCCCTTTTTTTCCTGCCATCGTGAACCTATCGAACCTTGCGGCATGCGAGGTTCGCCGCTGATCTTATCGAACATGAGGAACTTCCAGTCGCCGTTCTCCTCGTCGCGGTAACGTTTCAGGCGGTTCGCCCTGAGGAATCTGCCGGGCGCGTATCCGCCATCGGTCTTCGTGAGTTGAACGAGGAACGGGAGATCGGTGAAGCGCTTGACGTAATCGATGAATGCGGGAACCTGGCGATCCACATAGAACTGTCTGAGGATCACATGGGTCGCGCCCATCCAGAACGCGCCGTCCATTCCGGCCTGAATCGGAATCCACCAGTCGGCGTGTTTGCTCACGTCGGAATAATCGGATGAGAAGACTACCATCTTTGCGCCGTGGTTGCGCGCCTCGACGGCGTAGTGTGCGTCCGGCGTTCGCGTCATGTCGAGGTTGTTGCCCGCGACGGCGATGAATTTGCTGTTGTACCAGTCGGCGCTTTCGGCGACATCGGTTTTCTCGCCCCACACCTCGGGCGAGGCGGGCGGGAAATCGGCATACGTATCATAAAAGCTCAGCAGAGGCGCCCCGAACAATTGCAGGAAGCGCGCGCCCGCGGTGTAACTTATCATCGACATCGCCGGTATCGGAGTGAAGCCGACGACGCGGTCGGGCCCATATTTTTTTGCGGTGTAAAGAAGGCTGGCGACGATGATATCAACCGATTCCTGCCAGTCGGAGCGCCGGAATCCGCCTTTGCCGCGCGCGAGTTGATAGCTTCGGCGGGAATCGGGGTTCTCGACAATCGATGCCCATGCGTCCACCGGGTCCGCATGCTTTGCTCTTGCAGCCCGCCACAGATCGAGGAGGACCCCGCGGACATATGGGTATTTGATTCTGACCGGGCTGTACAGGTACCACGAGTAGCAGATGCCGCGGGGGCAGCCGCGCGGCTCGTACGGCGGGATTCCCGGCTCGAGGAGGGGATAATCAAGCGCCTGTAATTCCCACACGACGATGCCGTCCTTCACGTAAACCCACCACGAGCATCCACCGGTGCAGTTGTTGCCGTGAGTGCTTCTGACGACGAGGTCATGCGCCCAGCGGTTGCGGTACATCTCCTCCCACAGGCGTTTTCCCGGGTTGAAAACGTCCTTGATCAACTTCATGCGGTTGTCCCTCCGGCTTGTGTTGCGCGGTTCACGAGAGCCTGGCGGACGGTTGTTATGCGGCTGCGCCAGATCGCCCACGCCAACGCGAGGGACAATAAGAATCCGCCTCCCGCAATCGGCAGGGCGAGCAGCAATGAGACATCCGGTGGGTTGGGTTTTTCGGCGGTTCCCTGAAGCAGTGCAATCAGGTCCTGGATCTCGCTGTCAGTGAGCGGTTTCTCGCGGTAGATCGACCTCATCACTTTCCAGGGCATCATATCGAGCGCCGAATACAGTCTGTCCGGTCCCAGCCGTTGATAGACCCCGCTGAGCTCCGGACCGAGCAAGCCGCCATAAGGGAAAGAGAGGCTCGGTAAATTGTGGCACCCGAGGCAGGAGGGGCCTTCATTTTTTAGCTCCTTGTCTCCGGTGTAATAGAGGAGGCCCTCTTCATATGAACCTTCCATCACTCGCTCTTCACGTGCCTTTCGACCAGCCGGCATGGCCGGAGCAGC
Above is a window of Candidatus Abyssobacteria bacterium SURF_5 DNA encoding:
- the narJ gene encoding nitrate reductase molybdenum cofactor assembly chaperone: MRELYMQFAEILDYPTPQLTQKVESCAAALSAFDKDAVNLLQEFQQALRRHSRGELEEIYTSTFDLNGGCCLYAGHYIFGEDFRRSLLMVKLKELYRETGFSAAKELPDHLCVMLKFLAGAGDCEECEDLVADCMIPAISAMIKSFKSKRHPYKTLLECLLRVLERQESKATEANAD
- the narH gene encoding nitrate reductase subunit beta; the encoded protein is MNIRAQISMVFHLDKCIGCHTCSIACKNIWTTRRGTEYMWWNNVETKPGVGYPMLYEDQSVYRGGWEMRDGKLSLKLHGRTDALKNIFFNQRLPHIGDYYEPFTFTYRDILNSNQGADQPAARPVSQISGKPIDIQSSGAWDDNLGGSPIYAENDPTLAALTPEERKQLFELERLVFFYLPRICNHCLNPGCVGACPAGAIYKRGEDGIVLVSQDKCRGWRMCVSGCPYKKVYYNWETGKAEKCILCYPRQETQQAPACMHACVGRIRYLGVLLYDADRIEEAASAPDGDLVRVQRDIILSPFDPKIIRQAQADRVHDKIIDAAQRSPVYRYVKEWGLALPHRPDFRTVPMLFYVPSLLPVIGHFENGAYELADSLFSSLENDRLPVKYWALLLAGGNEEIVTEVFRKMIAGRIYKRAESVGDISMSDAEKAVQDAGLTVEQVKDIYQLTSLSLYEQRFVVPPFLREGGIEEVTDPQKHMKEFGAGRINPADRRW
- a CDS encoding nitrate reductase subunit alpha → MKLIKDVFNPGKRLWEEMYRNRWAHDLVVRSTHGNNCTGGCSWWVYVKDGIVVWELQALDYPLLEPGIPPYEPRGCPRGICYSWYLYSPVRIKYPYVRGVLLDLWRAARAKHADPVDAWASIVENPDSRRSYQLARGKGGFRRSDWQESVDIIVASLLYTAKKYGPDRVVGFTPIPAMSMISYTAGARFLQLFGAPLLSFYDTYADFPPASPEVWGEKTDVAESADWYNSKFIAVAGNNLDMTRTPDAHYAVEARNHGAKMVVFSSDYSDVSKHADWWIPIQAGMDGAFWMGATHVILRQFYVDRQVPAFIDYVKRFTDLPFLVQLTKTDGGYAPGRFLRANRLKRYRDEENGDWKFLMFDKISGEPRMPQGSIGSRWQEKKGSWNLLLKDGADGSDIHPLLTFIDNADEDLPVSFDDFGGSASFVRGVPVRYLYADQGKIAVTTSFDLLMAHMGVRRGSLRGYPNNYDEDSPFTPAWQEKYTGIGRKTCVRFAEEWALTAEKTGGKCTVIIGSGVNHWYHCSLHYRACIMALMLCGCVGVNGGGLNHYTGQEKVWPDASWKMLAMANDWMGASRLQNGPSYHYVHGDQWHYEQSHADYHPPAGRFASKHTIDFQALAVRLGWLPFYPQFNRNPLELAVEANDAGAQTSEEIVQWVARQLKDRNLRFAIDDPDAPENWPRVFFVWRANALMASARGHEYFLKHYLGAQAGSIADEVASGNTEHVQCRVPAPTGKMDLVIDINFRMDTTALYSDIILPSASWYEKDDLNTTDLHSYIHPLGQAVPPCWDSMTDWDIFRTIAFRFSELAPHHFPNPFKDVVASALEHDTPHEIAQPEVRDWMKGECEPVPGKTMPVMTVVERDYVNLFNRFVSLGPRLREKGIEGRGAAIPLDGLYDKFMAGAPTYEWRGKSFPSLYNAIDAINALLFFAPECNGEAAYLGFKEMEKSVGLPLADLAEGQRQTRYDFLSLVRQPRRILTNPVWTGILNEGRPYNAFVQNVERLVPWRTLTGRQHFYLDHEGYLAFGEHLPTFKPKLSLDQSRNIIRSKRIGKCAALNFLTPHGKWHIHSTYYDTPNMLTLSRGIEPLWMNDRDAREIGIMDNDWVEAYNDHGVVITRAAVSARIPRGVCMLYHAPERTLFPKAPLRKMRGGTHNSLTSLRLKPVHMMGAYAQLSYRFNQYGPPMTERDTYVLVHKVKKPKWR